The genomic DNA ACGTGGGCGAAGCCGCCCGCGAAGGAGAACGCCATGACGCACGCGAACCAGATCTCGTCGTTCCACCAACTCAAGGCCGCCGCGAGGGCGGCGCACGAGCGCCTCGGGCTTCGCCACCAACCGGTGGTGGTCCGCAGCGATGAGAGCGCTTTCAGCATCGCCGACCACACCAGCGCGGGGACGGTGTTGCTGGGCGAGGGCGCGTACTGGGTGGTCTGCCTCGCCGACGCCGAGCGGCTGGTGAACGCCGGGTACGAGTACGCCCCGAGGCCGACGAGCCGCTGAACCAACGACCAACGCACTACACACCGAAGGAGACGATTCATGACGAACCCCCACGACCCCCACGACCCCCACGCCCCCCACGCCAAACATCATCTCAACCGCAAGCCCTCGCTCGACGCGCTGGCCAAGCGACACGACCTCGACGAGGAACTCGACTGGGCCAAGGCGGAACTCCTGCTGGAGACCTTGGAGACTCGCGGTCGCGACGCCTTGGACTTCCACGAGATCCCGGTCTGGTCGATCCGGGACATCGTGCGGCACGCCTTCGAGAGCGGGTACAGGTCCGGCTTGCACGCTGGCTACCGCCAGGGGCGAAGCGATGCCTGCGACGAGGCACGCGGCAAGGAGGCCCGAACCCAGCCCCGCAACCCCGACCTCGTAGACCGATCCACAACCGACCCGACGACCTGAAGCCCGCCCCAACGAGAGTTGACGGCGGGCTTCGCTGCTTTTGGACCCAGTACCACCGGGCGCGACCACGCGCTCCCCACCACAGACAGGAGCACCACCATGCACGACACCGACCTTCAGGACATCCTGCTCAACGCCATCCAGAACATCCTCGACGCCCGTGAGGAGATCGAGGGCGAGGACGACGACATCGCCCTTGCGGAGATCGCCCGCGACATGGTCAACGACCTTGACGACCTCGCGAGCGTCACGACCTTCGAGCGGGCCGGATTGATGACGACCAACGCCGGGATCGTGCTGCGCTTCGGCGACGGCTCGGTCTTCCAGGTCTCGATCGTCCAGAGCAGGTGAAACCCCCCACGAGCGACCCCACGCGCCACTCCGGGACACCGGTGCCAGCGCGCTTCCCCGGAGCGATGTGCGCCGGGTTCCACACCCACGACGGAGAACGTCATGTCGAAGAAGACCAAGACCACCAAGCCCGCATCCACCAATGAGATCAGCGCCAACGACAAGGCACGCGCCGACGCGCTGGCCAAGTTGAACGCGGCACCCGCCAAGGATGCCACCAAGCGGACCAAGCCATCGCGCGGGTCCAAGCCCGAGGGGTGGGAGAACGACCCGCTTGAGAACGACGCGGCACTTGAGGCCGCTCTTGCGGGAACGAACGCGGCCCCGACGCCGCCCACGATCGCCCACGGCACGAAGCCCGCCAAGGGTGGCGGCAAGAACGCCAAGGCCGCCAAGGGAACGCCCACGGGCGAACCTCGGGCGACGGGTGGCAAGACGGCCAAGGGTGCGAAGGACGCAAAGACCCCCAAGGCCAAGCCAGCCAAGCCCAAGCGCATCTCCGCGCTCGACGCCGCCGCGAAGGTTCTCGCCGAGTCCGACCGCCCGCTCCGCGCCATCGACATGATCGAGGTGATGCACGCACGCGGTCTGTGGACCAGCCCCGGCGGCAAGACGCCCGAGGCCACGCTTTACGCCGCCATCACCCGCGAGATCGCCGCCAAAGGGACCGACGCCCGCTTCAAGAAGGTCGATCGCGGGATGTTCGCCAGCACCCCAGCGGCCCCCGCGACCGCCAAGTCCGGGAAGGGCGGGTGAGCCATGACGACCATGACGCCCGACCTGAGTTCCCCCGAGTTCGATCCCCGCGACGCCGTCCTTGAGGCTGCGCTCGCGCTCCTCGAAGCCCGCATCTCGCACATGCTGACGGTTGACGAGTGGGTGGCCCTCGCCCGCGCGGTGGCGAAGTGCCAAGGCATGCAGACGGTCGGCTACCTGACCGACCGTGACCTCGATCAGGTCGTCGAGGACGAGGTGGACTGGGACACCGAACGCGACGGCGCGCTGCCCGAAGCAGAATCGCTCTGATCGGACCCCTGAGGCCCGAGAACAACCCCACCTCGGCCTATGGCCGGGGTGTTTGTGCGGCGGCATCCCGCAGCTCATGCCTTGCGAGCAAACCGCCGAAGTGTATACTTCGTATGTACGATGTAGTAACGGTTCCCGGAGGCCCCCATGATCAAGACACTCACCAAGCACGGCAACAGCTACGCGCTGGTCATCGACAAGCCGATCCTCGAACTCCTGAACTTCGAGCCGGGCGCTCCCTTGGAAGTCAGCACCGACGGGAAGGTGCTGACGATCAGCCGGGCAAGCGACGCTAGCCGCGATGGCCGGTTGGCAAAGTCGCTCGCGAAGGTCAACGCCAAGCACGGCAAGGCCCTGAAGCGTCTTGCGGAGTGAGCTCGCATGACCCCGGAATGGCTGCGCGTCGATGACGTGCTGCAGATCCACCAGGATCAGATCGAGCGCTACGGCGGCAGCCCGGATCTCCGCGATCCAGGCCTGCTGACCTCCGCCGTAGAGACGCCGCGCGCCATGTTCGATGGGAGATGCCTTCACGGGGATCTCTTTGAGATGGCAGCGGCGTACCTCTTCCACATCGTGCAGAACCATCCGTTCATGGACGGGAACAAGCGGACCGGCACAGCGGCGGCATTGGTCTTCCTCGATCTGAACGGGATCGAGATGGCCATCGACGATGACGCGCTGGTTGACCATGTGCTCGGCGTCGCGCAGGGCCGGATCGCCAAGCCGGAGATCGCCGCGTTCCTGAAGGAGCACGTCGTGGATTGAAGCGTGCTTCATGATCGCACCGCCGCGGCGATCCGCTCCGCCTTCTTGCCCGTGAAGTTCTCCCAGCGCTGCACGATGACGTCGCAGTACGGCGCGTCGAGTTCCATCAAGAACGCCTTGCGGCCTGTCTGCTCGGCAGCGATCAGGCTGCTGCCACTTCCGCCAAACAAATCGAGTACGTGCTCTCCCGGCTGCGAGGAGTACTCCATCGCGCGTTTGGCCAACTCGACGGGTTTCTCCGTCAGGTGCACCATGCTCTGCGGGTTGACCTTCTTCACCTGCCACACATCGGGCACGTTGTTCGGCCCGTAGAAGCGGTGCGCTGCGCCCTCACGCCACCCGTAGAAGCACCACTCGTGGTCACCCATGAAGTCCTTCCGCGTCAGCACCGGATGCATCTTGTGCCAGATGATGGCTTGCGAGAAGTACAGCCCGTGCCGCTTCAGCACCGGCGGGTAGTTCGCGCAGTTCGCATAGCCGCCCCAGCAAAAGAACGCACCACCAGGCATCAGCACACGCGCGA from Phycisphaeraceae bacterium includes the following:
- a CDS encoding type II toxin-antitoxin system death-on-curing family toxin, encoding MTPEWLRVDDVLQIHQDQIERYGGSPDLRDPGLLTSAVETPRAMFDGRCLHGDLFEMAAAYLFHIVQNHPFMDGNKRTGTAAALVFLDLNGIEMAIDDDALVDHVLGVAQGRIAKPEIAAFLKEHVVD